One Vibrio neonatus genomic window carries:
- a CDS encoding YacL family protein, which produces MEFEFKRAFGEYSIKTSMGHEIVGRWLQEEIGRDADKLQQVFALIEQATHNQSEVLLLSGTEISMSIEAGEVTVQENVLQQQTEQEFEPDMDFYNCESSAACGLEDFSTLIHQWQRFLTTGR; this is translated from the coding sequence ATGGAATTTGAATTTAAACGTGCATTTGGTGAGTACTCAATAAAAACCAGTATGGGACATGAGATCGTCGGTCGTTGGTTACAAGAAGAAATCGGACGTGATGCAGACAAACTGCAACAGGTATTTGCCTTAATTGAACAAGCCACTCACAACCAAAGTGAAGTGCTGCTTTTGTCTGGTACTGAGATCAGTATGAGCATTGAAGCAGGTGAAGTTACAGTGCAAGAAAATGTGTTGCAGCAGCAAACCGAGCAAGAATTTGAACCGGATATGGATTTTTATAATTGCGAAAGCTCTGCGGCGTGTGGATTAGAAGATTTTTCTACGCTTATTCATCAATGGCAACGTTTTCTGACCACTGGAAGATAG
- the glnK gene encoding P-II family nitrogen regulator translates to MKLINAIIKPFKLDDVREALSDVGIEGMTVSEVKGFGRQKGHTELYRGAEYQVDFLPKVKLEIATQAENVDRVIEAVTKAAHTGKIGDGKIFVYDLSHAVRIRTGEMDSEAL, encoded by the coding sequence ATGAAACTTATTAATGCAATTATTAAACCGTTCAAATTGGATGATGTCCGTGAAGCCCTATCTGATGTGGGCATTGAAGGTATGACTGTTTCTGAGGTGAAAGGATTTGGTCGTCAGAAAGGACACACTGAGCTATATCGTGGCGCAGAGTATCAAGTCGATTTTTTACCAAAAGTGAAACTGGAAATTGCCACACAAGCTGAGAACGTTGATCGTGTTATTGAAGCGGTGACAAAAGCAGCACACACAGGCAAAATTGGTGATGGTAAGATTTTTGTTTACGACTTATCACACGCAGTACGTATTCGTACAGGCGAAATGGATTCAGAAGCCCTTTAA